A window of Fusarium falciforme chromosome 1, complete sequence genomic DNA:
TTCCAGAAGCAGCCTCACATCTTCCAGAACTCGAAGGCCCGAACCAAGAGCACCCGACCGGGCAAGGGTGGCCGACGATGGTACAAGGACGTCGGTCTGGGTTTCCGTACCCCCAAGGCCGCCATTGAGGGCAACTACATCGGTACGTGGGATGTGGACAATATTTGGTCTGGAGAAGCATTTTGGAGGTGGAGCGCATTCAAGAGGACTCGCGAGAATGGAGATGCATTCGAGCGTACCTTGCGCAATTTGGGCGACCAGACGACTCCATGTTGAATCGCATTGCTGACATTTTGACTCTGCAGACAAGAAGTGCCCCTTCACCGGTCTCGTCTCCATCCGTGGCCGTATCCTCACCGGCACCGTCGTTTCCACCAAGATGCACcgaaccatcatcatccgaaGAGAGTACCTCCACTTCATCCCCAAGTACTCCCGTTACGAGAAGCGACACAAGAACGTTGCCGCCCACGTCTCCCCCGCTTTCCGTGTCATGGAGGGTGACCAGGTCACCGTTGGCCAGTGCCGGCCCCTGAGCAAGACTGTACGTTGGAGGATTCTGCCAGTTCGCGACAGGGGAAAATGATTGCTAACTTGTCCAAGGTCCGATTCAACGTCCTGCGCGTGCTGCCCCGAACTGGCAAGGCTGTTAAGAAGTTCAGCAAGTTCTAAATTGGAACTCTTCTGGCATTGTTTTTGGCGTGATAAGCATCAGGGGGGATGGGAAGTTTCCTCTGACGGGTCGGGCACCGGATGTTGCGTTGCAAACGGTTGTGCTATAGATGCAATCGCGAATAAAAAGGATTCACGAAGACAATTGTCTGTCTGGGGTTCATGGTTCACTTTTGGGCGTGATATGGCTAGGAAAAGGGTCGTCATGATCTCAAGATTACGTTCATACCTTTGACTATCTCGGGCCAGAAAATGCCAGTGCCTAGTGAGGACCTATTCTTTCTCGTGAGCGGTGCCAGTGTAATGGATGTTTTGAGTTGTCAAGCCAGCGGGCTCTGTGTCGGCTGGCGACCGGTGCATTGCCTAGTAAACGGTTAACACGGAGCATGATTCGAAGGGTCAGTCCTAGGCACTTATTGTCTGGTGAACCACACCGAATTGAGAGTCAGAAGCATTATACAATAAATCAGTTGAAGTCATCACGGGATATTTGTATGTACCGTGTTTAGCACAGTGCATGTGCGCATTTCGCACCTCCACCCATCGCAATTGAAGGTCAGTGAAAGTTCAACCTCGGACGAGACCTCTATATTCGCACTCACGACTCGACCTCCAATCCCTATCCTTACGCTCAGCTGCCAATTCAGACCTCTAGCTGAAATGGGCTGGATCTCTTCCATCCTCGGCACCGACAAATCGGCGGATCCCCTCGGAAAACTCGATCCCAGTCTCCGCGACTTTCTCGAAAAAGAATCACCCCTCAAGTACCCGACGAAGCAACCCGCGAACCCCCCTCCACCAGCCCAAGAACCCAGCCATGACAATTCTGCGATAGCACCGGCTCAGGCGCAGAAGCCGGCCGTGCCCTCGGCGAGCTTGTACCAGGACGGACGATATGCACACCTGTGGAAGAACTACCAACCGCTGGCCGAGATCGAGGCCGAGACTGCGAGCGATCATGATAAGCTCATGAATGTCCTCCAGTCGTACAAGGAGAGGAAGGAGGCCATTGGAAAGGCTGCGCTGGAGAACTGTGCAGAGCACCAGGAGGAATGGGTGAACTGCATGAAGCACGGCACATGGGAGGATCAAATTCAAATGTGCCGGCACCAAGTGCGCAGGTTTGAGCGGTGCTACATGATGCAATCGGTATGGCTACGGCTACTTGTCTCGGTCTTTGATGCTGGCTAACATGATGCGCAGCGATTCCTTCGTGCGCTGGGATACGGATCGGTCGAGGGCAGGTCTGCCGTAGTGGAGGAAGACATCCAGATGCACGCCGACTCTCTCTTCCAACGGATGATCAAGCACGAGGATGCCgtggaaaaggccaaggccgaagGACTCCCTATCCCAGTCTTCGAACCCGCGATACCCAAGTCCAAGGGTCCAACGGTTACACCCACCGAGGAGCTCCAGCAGCAATGGAAagagcagctcgagaagctcccggaggaggagcgggcgatggaggaggctgccctGAGGGCCGATctccaggccaaggccgaggtcgCGGGCAGCGTGCAGAAGATCTGGGACACACAGGCGGAGCAGAGGAAACAGCGGCAAGCAGAGGGCAACTCGACATTTGGGGATTATGTTGCGTCTCTGTTTGGGAAGTCTGGAAAATAGAGAAAAGGAATGTCTGTGTATGATTCTGTATAACATGTGGTTGTCAATTTGGACCAATGCTGTCTAATGTTACGAAGGTAAAATGATGTACGCACAACCCAATGTAAAAATATTCACCTGTAAATGCTTCATGTACGATTATTTGGTGCAAGTTGAGGTTATCTTACGTTAGACTGATTACTGTAATGGTGAAGTTCGGATGTGAATGTCGAAGTTGATGATAATTCATGAAATATGAACTTTTACATGGGGAGCAAAGAAAAGAGCTTAGAAACCACACTTCACGGGTAGAAataaagggaataataaGCACATCGTATTTTGAACACAAAATACTGGCaagaactaattaattactggCTGACTACCTACTTACCTCTCGTCTTATGTCTGGTCACAGCCCATTCACAGTCCTACCCTAAGGTGAAACCATCGCGACAACGGCGCGACAGCGGGAAACCAAGAATCCTGAACCCAAACTGCGGATGCC
This region includes:
- a CDS encoding 40S ribosomal protein S11-B; amino-acid sequence: MATELTVQSERAFQKQPHIFQNSKARTKSTRPGKGGRRWYKDVGLGFRTPKAAIEGNYIDKKCPFTGLVSIRGRILTGTVVSTKMHRTIIIRREYLHFIPKYSRYEKRHKNVAAHVSPAFRVMEGDQVTVGQCRPLSKTVRFNVLRVLPRTGKAVKKFSKF